The sequence below is a genomic window from Sorangiineae bacterium MSr12523.
AAAATCCCGCCATGGCGCGGAACGCGGATGGGCGACTGGAGATTTTTGCGCTGGAACCCGCCGGCAATGCCATCTTCCACCGCTGGCAAACTTCGCCCAATGGCGGTTGGAGCGATTGGCAAAACTTTGGCTCGGCCGCGGGGGCCGTTCCCACCGTGGGGCAAAGCGCCGATGGACGGCTCGAGGTCTTCGCCTTGGGGCCCAACGGAGCCTACATCGCACACCGATGGCAACTGCAACCGAGTGGCGGGTGGAGCGATTGGGAGACGTTCGGCGGCCCCGCCGGCGCAACCCCGGTGGTCGCGCAGAACGCGGACGGACGGCTCGAGGTCTTCGCCTTGGGTCCGAGCGGCTCCACCATCGCGCACAAATGGCAGGTGGCCCCGAACGGCGGCTGGAGCGATTGGGCGATCTTCGGCGATGCCGCCGGAGCGCCGCCCACCGTGGGCCGCAACGCCGACGGTCGCCTCGAGGTCTTCGCCTTGGGCCCCGACGGCACGAACATCGCGCGACGCTACCAGCTCGCACCGTCATCCGGCCAATGGAGCGATTGGGACCCTGCATTCGGTGGCCCGGCCGCCGCATCGCCGACGGTCGCGCAAAACGCAGACGGTCGCTTGGAGCTTTTCATTCTGGGCCCCGGCGGAAGCCATTTGGAGCATCGATGGCAAGTCGCGCCCAATGGCGGGTGGAGCGAATGGCACGACTTCGGCGGCGTCGCGGGAAGCCTCCCCGCCGCCGGACGAAATGCAAACGGCAGCCTCGAAGTATTCGTATTGGGCGCCGGCGGCGGAAACATCGCGCGACGCTACCAGCGCACCAACGGGACTTGGAGCGATTGGGACACGGCGTTCGGTCCAACCGCCGCAGGATGCGTTCCCGCCATCGGGCAAAATGCCGACGGCCGGCTCGAGGTGTTCGCGCTGGGCCCCCAAGGCCGCGGCGTATTCCACCGCTACGAGGTGCGCGCCGGCAGATCATGGAGCGATTGGGCCAGCTTCGGCGACTGGGGCGGCGGCTTGCCGTGTGGTGGGCCTTACTGACGGCTATCGAGCAACCGGCCACTCTCGTGTGATGCCAGGTTGCACGGGCCGCTCGAGGTAGGTGGACAGCACGACATAGGTGCGGGTCGTGACCACGCCGGGAATCTCGTACAAATGGGAAAGCAGGCTTTCCAGCGCGCGCGTGTCTTCGGTCCGCACCTTCAGCAGCACGGACGTATCGCCCGCAACCGAATGGATCTCCTCGACCTCGGGATACTCCGAAATCATCATCAGCTGCGGCGTCTTACCCCACCCCTTGGTATCCATGTGGACGAAGGCAAGCAGCGGCTTGCGCACCGCCTTGGGGTCGAGCAGGGCCGCCGTCCGGCGAATCACGCCCGAGCGGCGCAATCGCTTGACCCGCTCGTGCGCAGCGGGCGCCGAAAGCGCGACACGCTCGCCGAGTTCGGCATAGCTCAGGGTCGCATCCTCGACCAGGACGCCTAATAATCTTCGGTCCGTGGTGTCGAGGTCCACCGACGAAACCTGGTTCTGCCTAATTCTATCTGTTTCTTTGGCCATCTCGCTGTCTCCTGATTTCTCCGAATTATATTCGGCCATCATGACGGCGCGCGAAAGATGGATTCATGCAGGCCAGGGAAATGATGTGACGGCGGAACCCATTCCGCGCGCGGCCTATGTACTGACCGGCTGCGTCGGTGTGATCGGTTCGAACTCGCTCGTGCTGGGGCCGATCGCGCCGGAGGTATCGCGTTCGCTCGGTGCAGCCGTACCGACGGTGATGATGGCGGCAGCCGCATTCGGCCTCGGAACGGCCGCAAGTGCCCTGTTCCTCGCCCGGTATATCGACCGATTTGGGCCCCGCCGCATGCTGAGACTTGCCTTGGGCTCGCTGGCGGTTGCCTTGCTTCTCAGCGCAGTCGCGCCGGTCGTGGCAGCCCTCGTCGCAGCGCAGCTCGTCGCCGGAATGGCTTCGGGCGTCGCCCTCCCCGCGATCTATGCGGGCGCCGCGGCCATGGCCCCGCCGGGTCGTGAGAGCAGGACCATCGGCGTCGTGCTGATCGGCTGGACGCTCAGCATGGTCGCGGGGGTCTCACTGTCCGCGGTTCTTGCGGATTTCATCCACTGGCGTGCCGTTTATGGGGCTGTCGCTCTGCTGGCAGTGTTCGCCGTGGCGGCACTATCGTGGATGCTCCCTCGCGAGGAGGCGGCCGCGCGTTCGGCGCCCATGCCACTTTCGGCACTGGGTTTGCTCGGCATCAAGCCGCTGCTCTTTGGCTGCTTCGCGTTCATGACGGCCTTTTATGGCATCTACGGTTACCTCGGGGACCACCTCCGCCATGGCCTTGGCCAACCGGTGAGCGCCAATGGTCTTGCCGCACTGGTTTACGGCATTGGTTTCGGAAGCGCCCCTCTGTTCGACGGCATGGTCCACCGTATCGGGGCACGGCGATTGTTACCCATCGTCCTCCTCGCAGTCTCGGCTATCTACTTTCTCCTCGCTTTGGCCAGCAGCAGCTTTGGCGCCATGCTCGTCGTGCTGGCGTCATTGGGTCTCGCCAACCATTTCGGCGTCAACCTATTGATCGTGCGCCTGACCGCAATCGACTCGGCCCAACGGGGCACGATTTTGGGTCTGAACAGTGCGGTCACCTACCTGGCGGTATCCACGGGCACCGCCAGTTTCGGCCCCTTGTATTCCACCTACGGATTTGCGACTGCCGCCTACGCAGCCATGGCCTTGGCATTGACGGCGACCATGGCCAGCGCCTGGCACCCGCGCACGTAGCCCGGGCCATCGTTCCGATTTGGGCTAGAAATGAATGATGCAAAACCTGTCCTACGTGGTCACCGGTGGAGCGCGCGGCATTGGTAAAGCCGTCGTGGAGCGGCTCGTTCGCGACGGCGGGTACGTGGTGGTGCTCGAGCTGGACGCATCGGCGCTGGCTTGGCTTGCGCATCATCCCGCGAAACATCGATTGATACCGCTCGCGGGCAGCGCAGCGGAGGAGCGGGTCGCGGAACAGGCGGCGGACCTTGCCGAAGGTGTCGGCACACTCACGGGTTGGGTCAACAACGCGGCCTTGTTTCGCGATGCGTCCGTGCACACGTCGCCACCCGGGGTCGTGCTCGATCTCATCGCCACCAACCTGGCGCCCACCATCGTGGGATGCACGACCGCCGTGCGGCGCTTTCTTGCGGCCAAGAGCGAAGGCGCCATCGTCAACGTCTCGTCCCATCAAGCGCGGCAAGCCGTACGAGGCTGTCTGCCCTATGTCACGGCAAAGGCGGCCATCGAAGGACTCACGCGCGCTCTGGCCGTGGAATATGGCCCTCACGGCATTCGGGTCAACGCAGTCGCGCCCGGCTCCGTCTCGACGGAACGCTACGCGGATTTTCTCGCTCGACAGACGCCCGAAGGCGCCGCACGCATCGAGCGCGAGATGCGCGAGCTCCACCCCTTGGGGCGCGTCGCACGCGCAGACGAAGTCGCAGCGGCCATCGCGTACCTGCTCTCGAGCGATGCGAGCTTCATCAACGGCGCGACCGTCCCCATCGATGGCGGTCGCAGCGTCCTCGCCCGCGATCCCGAATCGTAAGAGCAACGATTCGATGCGTGTCGAATCGTCCGCGCTGCGAAACGCGCTACCTTGGGCAGCATGAGAGACCTCGCCATTCGCCTTCCGAACCGCATCGATGCCCTCGCCCTTTTTGGAGAAACCCTCGGCCGCGCGGGGGTCAGCGTCGAGGGCGGCGGCATGTTCACCGTGGATGGCCAACGCATCGCGCATTTTCTCGTCGAAGACGGCGCCGCTGCCCGAGCCGCGCTGGAAGCCGCAGGGCTCGAGATCGTGTGGGACCGCGAAGTGCTCGTTCAACGCCTCGCCCAAGAGGTCCCCGGCCAACTCGGCGCCATCACCCGCCGCATGGCCGATGCCGGCGTGAACATCGAGATCCTCTACAGCGACCACGCCAATCAATTGATCCTCGTCGTCGACGACATCGAACGCGGCCGCCAGGTCTCCGAGGCATGGATGCGCGAACGCGCAACTCGCTAAAAGCAACAGTCGGCTCTAACCCCGTTTGCGACGACGTGCCGTGCTGCCACGAACCACGAGCTCCGTCGCCAGCTGCGCGGGCTGCTTGATGCGCCGCCCCGAGAGCGCCGCCATGACCAACTGCCCGGCCGCACGGCCTTTTTCGGCGTGAGGCTGGCGCACGCTGGTCAGGCCAGGACTCGACGATGCCGCCGCCGGAACGTCGTCGAAGCCCACGATGGATAGATCCTCGGGAACGCGGAGACCGCGCTCCCGGGCAACGGCCATGGCGCCCAAGGCGAGGCGATCGCTCATGGCGAGAAGCGCCGTGGGGCGCGGCTTTCGATCGAGGAGCCATCGCGCCGCTTCCGCGCCGCCCGCCTCCGAGTTGCGCGCCGACTCGAACACGGGCACGCCGGACCAACGCGCACCACACGCCGCCGCGTAACCCGCCAACCGCGCGCGCGAAATGTGATGCGTCGCCTCCCCTTGCACGGCCAGGGTGACCGGACCGGGGCGAACCTGAGAGGTCAATTCGCAGCTGATCACACCGATGGACTCGTGACCGAGACCGAGCAGGTGCTCGGCCGCCGCCTCGGCACCGCCGCGATCGTCGATCGACACGAGCAGACGGCCATCCAGCACGGGTGCATCGACGCGAATCATCGGCAAACGCCGATCCTGCGCCGCGCAAAAGAGGGGATCATCGTCGGCCATCGAATAGACCACGAAAGCGTCGACGATGGCCGTCATCACCGGTGACGTGGCCGGATCCTCGCGCGGGGTGCCCGGCATCAGGGTGAGGCTGACGCCGAGCTCCTCCACCGCACTGGCGAGCCCCTGCAAAAACAGCACGAACGCCGGATCGGCGAAGGCGTACGACAGCGGATCGGCGTACACCACGCCGACGGCCACGTTGCGACCACGCCGCAAACTGCGGGCCGCGGGATCGGGCCCGGCGTAACCCAGTTTCGCCGCTGCTTGGAGAACGCTTTCGCGCAACGCGGCCGAAAGTTGGTCGGGCCGGTTGTAGGCGTTGGACACCGTGGTGGTGGTCACCCCCAGTGCCGCTGCCACGTCCCTCAAAGTCGGCCGTCGATCGGGAATGCGTTTCTTGTCCATTGACGCTTCTGGGTTTACTCACTACGTCTTAAACGTTCAAGACTTAAACGTTCAAGAAGGAGGACCCATGCCCTGCGACACCGGCCACGACTGGTGGCGATCGGCCGTGATTTACCAAGTGTATCCGCGCTCTTTTGCCGACTCGAACGGCGACGGCGTCGGGGATCTGCCGGGCATCACCTCGCGGCTGCCCTACTTGGCCGACCTGGGCGTGGACGCCATTTGGCTTTCCCCCTTCTACCCGTCCGCGCACGAAGACGGTGGCTACGACATCATCGATTTTCGAGACGTCGACCCTCTTTTCGGCAACCTCGACGACTTCGATGCACTCGTCGCACGCGCCAAAAGGCTCGGCCTGCGCGTACTCGTCGACTTGGTCCCGAACCACACGTCGCGGCACCATCCATGGTTTCTCGAGTCGCGCGCATCGCGCACCGCCGCTAGGCGGAATTGGTACATTTGGGCCGATCCCGCCAAGGACGGTGGCCCGCCCAACAACTGGCGGGCGGTTACCGGCGGCTCGGCGTGGACTTTGGACGAGGCCACTGGGCAGTATTACATGCACTCGTTTTTCGCGGCCCAACCCGATTTGAATTGGCGCAATCCCAATGTGCGCGAGGCCATGGCGGAGATCATGCGCTTCTGGCTGGATCGCGGCATCGACGGCTTCCGTGTCGATATGATCGATTACCTGCTCAAAGACGAAGCCCTCCGCGACGAGCCCGTCGACGACAAGGGCTGGTACGATCACCCGCTGGCCAAATACCAACTCAATCAGTGGGGCGTCGTCGACATCATGCGCGGGCTGCGACGTGTGGTCGACGGCTATCCCGGCGCCCGCATCCTGCTCGGCGAGGTCGAATCGCGTTTGCCCATCGACGTGCTGGTTCGATATTACGGGACCGCGGGGCAGCTGGACGTGCTGCACCTTCCCTTCAATTTTTGGCTGCTGTTTCTACCGTGGCAGTCGGCCGCGCTCGAGCGATTCATCACCGACTACGACGCCGCCGTCCCCGAAGGCGCCGTTCCCAATTGGGTCCTCGGCAACCACGACGTGCCGCGGCCTGCCACACGCCTCGGCGTCGCGCAGGCACGTGCCGCCATGGTGCTCTTGCTCACGTTGCGCGGAGCCCCCGTCGTCTATTACGGCGACGAACTCGGCATGCCCAACGTGCCCATCCCGCCCGAGCGGATCCAGGATCCATGGTCGGCCGCACTGCCGGGCGGCGGTCGCGATCCCGCACGAACGCCGATGCGCTGGAACGGCGGCCCCACCGCGGGCTTCTGTCCGGAACACGCCGTCCCGTGGCTTCCGGTCGGCGATGGCCTCGAGACCGTGAACGTGGAGGACCAGCGGCAGGATCCCCGCTCGATGCTCGCGCTCACGAAAGCCCTGCTCACCCTGCGCCGCGCGCGCCCTGCCCTGCGGGACGGGAGCCTTCGCTGCATCCAAGGTCCCCCGGGCATCATCGCGTTCTCGCGTGTTCTGCACGAGGAACGCTTTCTGGTCGCGCTCAACACCACGGACGGCACCCTCGACATGCCGTTGCCGCCGGGGACCGTCGGCGTCGTGCGGCTCTCCAGCGCGATGGATCGCACGGGCACGTGCTCGGCGCTGCGGCTTCGCGCCCACGAAGCGTGCGTCCTCGAATGGGTCCATCGGTCGTGACCCGAGGCCCCGCCACATGGCTGATGTACGCAGGCCTCGGCTATTTCAATTACCTGACGTGCGCCATGGGCCCCGCCCTTCCCCTGCTCCGCGGCGAGCTCGCCATTTCGTACACCGTGAGCAGCCTTCATTTCACGGCGTTCGCGGTGGGCCTGATTTTCTCGGGCAGCTTGGTCGATCGCGTCGCAGGGGTGCTCGGCCGCCGGGCCACGTTTTGGTTGGGCATCGTCGGCCTTGGCGGCGGAGGCTTGGTCATCGCGTCGGGCACCCACGCGTCCGTCACCATCGCGGGCGCC
It includes:
- a CDS encoding LacI family DNA-binding transcriptional regulator encodes the protein MDKKRIPDRRPTLRDVAAALGVTTTTVSNAYNRPDQLSAALRESVLQAAAKLGYAGPDPAARSLRRGRNVAVGVVYADPLSYAFADPAFVLFLQGLASAVEELGVSLTLMPGTPREDPATSPVMTAIVDAFVVYSMADDDPLFCAAQDRRLPMIRVDAPVLDGRLLVSIDDRGGAEAAAEHLLGLGHESIGVISCELTSQVRPGPVTLAVQGEATHHISRARLAGYAAACGARWSGVPVFESARNSEAGGAEAARWLLDRKPRPTALLAMSDRLALGAMAVARERGLRVPEDLSIVGFDDVPAAASSSPGLTSVRQPHAEKGRAAGQLVMAALSGRRIKQPAQLATELVVRGSTARRRKRG
- a CDS encoding amino acid-binding protein, translated to MRDLAIRLPNRIDALALFGETLGRAGVSVEGGGMFTVDGQRIAHFLVEDGAAARAALEAAGLEIVWDREVLVQRLAQEVPGQLGAITRRMADAGVNIEILYSDHANQLILVVDDIERGRQVSEAWMRERATR
- a CDS encoding DUF3459 domain-containing protein gives rise to the protein MPCDTGHDWWRSAVIYQVYPRSFADSNGDGVGDLPGITSRLPYLADLGVDAIWLSPFYPSAHEDGGYDIIDFRDVDPLFGNLDDFDALVARAKRLGLRVLVDLVPNHTSRHHPWFLESRASRTAARRNWYIWADPAKDGGPPNNWRAVTGGSAWTLDEATGQYYMHSFFAAQPDLNWRNPNVREAMAEIMRFWLDRGIDGFRVDMIDYLLKDEALRDEPVDDKGWYDHPLAKYQLNQWGVVDIMRGLRRVVDGYPGARILLGEVESRLPIDVLVRYYGTAGQLDVLHLPFNFWLLFLPWQSAALERFITDYDAAVPEGAVPNWVLGNHDVPRPATRLGVAQARAAMVLLLTLRGAPVVYYGDELGMPNVPIPPERIQDPWSAALPGGGRDPARTPMRWNGGPTAGFCPEHAVPWLPVGDGLETVNVEDQRQDPRSMLALTKALLTLRRARPALRDGSLRCIQGPPGIIAFSRVLHEERFLVALNTTDGTLDMPLPPGTVGVVRLSSAMDRTGTCSALRLRAHEACVLEWVHRS
- a CDS encoding Lrp/AsnC family transcriptional regulator — protein: MDLDTTDRRLLGVLVEDATLSYAELGERVALSAPAAHERVKRLRRSGVIRRTAALLDPKAVRKPLLAFVHMDTKGWGKTPQLMMISEYPEVEEIHSVAGDTSVLLKVRTEDTRALESLLSHLYEIPGVVTTRTYVVLSTYLERPVQPGITREWPVAR
- a CDS encoding MFS transporter, with the translated sequence MVSRSTDETWFCLILSVSLAISLSPDFSELYSAIMTARERWIHAGQGNDVTAEPIPRAAYVLTGCVGVIGSNSLVLGPIAPEVSRSLGAAVPTVMMAAAAFGLGTAASALFLARYIDRFGPRRMLRLALGSLAVALLLSAVAPVVAALVAAQLVAGMASGVALPAIYAGAAAMAPPGRESRTIGVVLIGWTLSMVAGVSLSAVLADFIHWRAVYGAVALLAVFAVAALSWMLPREEAAARSAPMPLSALGLLGIKPLLFGCFAFMTAFYGIYGYLGDHLRHGLGQPVSANGLAALVYGIGFGSAPLFDGMVHRIGARRLLPIVLLAVSAIYFLLALASSSFGAMLVVLASLGLANHFGVNLLIVRLTAIDSAQRGTILGLNSAVTYLAVSTGTASFGPLYSTYGFATAAYAAMALALTATMASAWHPRT
- a CDS encoding SDR family oxidoreductase — encoded protein: MMQNLSYVVTGGARGIGKAVVERLVRDGGYVVVLELDASALAWLAHHPAKHRLIPLAGSAAEERVAEQAADLAEGVGTLTGWVNNAALFRDASVHTSPPGVVLDLIATNLAPTIVGCTTAVRRFLAAKSEGAIVNVSSHQARQAVRGCLPYVTAKAAIEGLTRALAVEYGPHGIRVNAVAPGSVSTERYADFLARQTPEGAARIEREMRELHPLGRVARADEVAAAIAYLLSSDASFINGATVPIDGGRSVLARDPES